In a single window of the Nilaparvata lugens isolate BPH chromosome 1, ASM1435652v1, whole genome shotgun sequence genome:
- the LOC111058205 gene encoding synaptic vesicular amine transporter-like → MMEKIVVLIVYFSLLLDNILLTVVVPILPDYLHSVDLLIGQKSDNSTEILSNSESAKADEFIREEAGPVGVLLSSKAFVQIVMNPIVGFLTKYCGYYLPMFVGTVNLLAATLLYAMGESYTSLFIARSLQGIASSCIGVSGMCLIAEHYPSEATRSKVMGIVLGSVALGVLLGYPFGGVCYELLGKMAPFLVIATLILVNIGFQLCFLDLKVVIDQPVVETTWSHLLADGYVALTAGSILISSSAMAILEPCLPVWLMNSIRPKKWQLGTVFIPDSLGYLIGTNFFGLIAYRLGRWRVATAAMLLVGVSAVLVPSAKTMSGLIAPHFGLGLGIGIVDAALVPLLANIVDTRHSAHYGSIYALQQTSVSLAYALGPMAGGELVDVVGFPWVMRVVGLMNIIYSPFLALLKQGFLPQEKETTLISGSETKVNYKTNEDTIKSTNYKRFFASDESD, encoded by the exons ATGATGGAAAAGATTGTTGTTCTCATAGTTTACTTCTCATTACTTCTGGATAACATCTTATTGACAGTAGTTG TTCCTATTCTACCAGACTATCTTCACAGTGTCGATCTCTTAATTGGACAAAAATCTGATAATTCTACTGAAATTCTTTCAAACTCTGAATCTGCAAA GGCAGATGAGTTCATTAGAGAGGAGGCTGGTCCGGTTGGAGTGctgctatcatcaaaagctttcGTTCAAATAGTGATGAACCCTATTGTTGGATTTCTCACTAAATACTGTGGCTATTACCTACCGATGTTTGTTGGCACAGTCAATTTGTTGGCAGCAACTCTAC tGTATGCAATGGGGGAAAGCTACACATCCTTGTTTATAGCAAGAAGTTTGCAAGGTATTGCATCATCCTGCATTGGAGTCTCTG GTATGTGTTTGATAGCAGAACACTATCCTTCAGAAGCGACCAGGAGTAAAGTTATGGGAATCGTACTTGGTAGTGTGGCACTTGGTGTTCTACTGGGTTACCCGTTCGGAGGTGTCTGCTATGAATTGCTAGGCAAAATGGCTCCTTTCCTAGTTATTGCAACTCTCATTTTGGTCAATATTG GTTTTCAATTGTGCTTCTTGGACCTGAAAGTTGTTATTGAT CAACCGGTTGTTGAAACAACATGGAGTCATCTTTTGGCGGATGGATATGTTGCACTTACCGCTGGATCCATTCTCATTTCGTCTTCAGCCATGGCAATATTGGAGCCGTGTCTTCCAGTGTGGCTCATGAACTCAATTAGACCCAAG AAATGGCAGCTTGGAACAGTGTTCATTCCCGACAGCCTCGGCTACTTGATTGGCACCAATTTCTTCGGCCTGATAGCTTACAGGCTGGGACGTTGGAGGGTTGCCACTGCAGCCATGCTGCTCGTTGGCGTATCAGCTGTATTA GTTCCAAGTGCGAAGACAATGTCTGGCCTGATCGCTCCGCACTTCGGATTGGGCCTTGGCATTGGCATAGTGGATGCCGCCCTTGTGCCGCTGCTTGCCAACATCGTCGACACCAGACATTCGGCACACTATGGCTCAATCTACGCTCTGCAGCAGACGTCAGTCAGTCTTGCTTATGCACTTG GACCAATGGCTGGAGGTGAGCTTGTCGATGTTGTTGGATTTCCATGGGTCATGAGAGTGGTTGGCCTGATGAATATAATCTATAGTCCCTTCTTGGCACTATTGAAGCAAGGATTTCTGCCTCAGGAGAAG GAAACAACTTTGATCTCAGGAAGTGAAACAAAAGTCAACTATAAAACAAATGAAGACACAATCAAATCCActaattataaaagatttttcGCTTCTGATGAGAGTGACTAA